The following DNA comes from Nitrogeniibacter aestuarii.
GCGAGGCGGACATGATGTTGTCTTCCTCGTCGTTGGTCAGCGCCACGAACATGTCCATCTCGTCGATGTTCTCGTTCTCGAGCAGGTTCTCGTCGGTGGCATCGCCCCGCAGCACCAGCGTGCGTGTCAGATCGTTGGCGATGGTCTCGGCCCGGCGCTTGCCGTTTTCGAGGATCTTGACCTCGTAGTCGCGCTCGATGGAGCGGGCCAGCCGCAGACCGATATTGCCGCCCCCGGCGATCATGATGCGGCGGATGGGCCGGTCGATCCGGGCCAGTTCGCGCATTACCTGGCGGATATGCACCGAGGCGGCCAGGCAGAACACCTCGTCACCCGGCTGGATGAAGGTGTCCCCCTCCGGAATGATCGGTTCGCCCTGTCGGTAAATGGCGGCAATGCGCACTTCCACATTGGGCATGTGATAGCGCAGTGCCTTGATCGGGTGGCCCACCAGCGGGCCGCCCTCGAAGGCGCGCACGCCGATCAGGCTGAGGACGCCACCGGCAAAATCGAGCACCTGCAGCGCCTCGGGAAAGGCGATCAGACGGCGGATGTAGTCAGTCACGATCTGTTCCGGGCAGATCGAGAAATCGACTGCGAAGTTGTCGTTATCGAGCAGCTCCGGGTAATCGACGAAGTCCGACGAGCGCAGGCGGGCAATACGGGTGGGCAGGTTGAACAGGGTGCGGGCGATACGACAGGCACACAGGTTGGTCTGGTCCGACTGGGTGACCGCGATCAGCAGGTCGGCATCTTCCGCGCCGGCTTCCTTGAGCACCGATGGAGACGCCGCATTGCCGCACACGGTGCGCAGATCGAGCCGGTCGCGCATGGCCTGGAGCTGGTCGGCATCGGTGTCGACCAGGGTGATGTCATTGGATTCAGAAACCAGATTTTCTGCGACCGACGTGCCCACCTGGCCGGCACCGAGCAAGATGATTTTCACGGTAAGTGCGTGCTGCCCTGAAGAAAGTGGTGTTCGATTCTACGCCCTTCCCGAACCGACGTCAGGCCTTATTGTGCGTTGCAGCACGAGCGCACTGCGGGTAGCACGGATGCAATCAGCTGGAGCGCTCTTCGCTGCGGCGGCCCGACTGGATGCCCAGTTGCTTGAGCTTGCGGTACAGGTGGGTGCGTTCAAGGCCGGTTTTCTCGGCCAGGCGGGTCATGTTGCCGCCTTCGAGCTGAAGGTGGTGTTCGAAATACACCCGCTCGAAGGCCTCACGAGCCTCCCGCAGCGGCAGGTCGAGTGGCAGACCATGGGTGAGCGGTGCCGGGCTGAGCAGGCGCTGGACGTCTTCACCGGTGATGGCCTCGTCGAGGGTGCCCAGTGCGAGTGAGCGCACTGCACCGCGTAACTGGGCATACCCGCCGCTCCAGCCACGGGTGCGCAGGGCGTTGAGGGCACCGGTGTCGAACTTGCGATTGGGCACCTCGCCGCTTTCGACCAGATGGACCAGCAGCTGGTTGGCCAGGTCCGGAATGTCATCGCGCACTTCGTCCAGGCTCGGGATCGCCAGGCTGACCTCGAAGAGCCGCTTGACGGTGGTGGCATCCCAGCCCTGTTCGATGAGGTCATCGGCACCGCTGGCCGAGGCCACGGCCAGGTGCAGATCGTAACGGTCGAGCCGTTCGAGGGTGAAGGCCAGGTTCTTCTGTTGCAGTCGCGACAGGCGACCGAGTTCTTCAATGAAGAGAATGCCGCCCTGGGCGGCCTGCAGCTGATCGAGATCGATGGGGCCGGTGACGGTGCCCAGATCGAGCCAGTGCTCCCGCCGGGTGGGCAGGCTGCGTGCCGCCAGTTCGGCCAGACTGCCCCCTTGCACGCGGAACATCACATGCCGCGCACGCAGGCTGATCTGGCCCAGGCGCTTGGCCAGGTCCTTGAGCATGCTGGAGCGGGGAAAGGCGGCGAGGGTCAGGGGGCTGATGCGCTGGCTTTCCTGGCCGCCACGGCTTTCCAGTGCGCGCTTGACCGTGCCTAGCAGTTTCTGCAGGGCGATGGGTTTTTCCAGGTAGTCGATGGCGCCGATGCGGGTCGCTTCCACCGCGGTGTCGATGGTGCCGTGCCCCGACATCATGATCACCGGCAT
Coding sequences within:
- a CDS encoding sigma-54-dependent transcriptional regulator encodes the protein MPSILIVDDEVGIRELLSEILSDEGFDITVAENAAAARAQRNKARPDLVLLDIWMPDSDGISLLKEWSAGGQLNMPVIMMSGHGTIDTAVEATRIGAIDYLEKPIALQKLLGTVKRALESRGGQESQRISPLTLAAFPRSSMLKDLAKRLGQISLRARHVMFRVQGGSLAELAARSLPTRREHWLDLGTVTGPIDLDQLQAAQGGILFIEELGRLSRLQQKNLAFTLERLDRYDLHLAVASASGADDLIEQGWDATTVKRLFEVSLAIPSLDEVRDDIPDLANQLLVHLVESGEVPNRKFDTGALNALRTRGWSGGYAQLRGAVRSLALGTLDEAITGEDVQRLLSPAPLTHGLPLDLPLREAREAFERVYFEHHLQLEGGNMTRLAEKTGLERTHLYRKLKQLGIQSGRRSEERSS
- the trkA gene encoding Trk system potassium transporter TrkA encodes the protein MKIILLGAGQVGTSVAENLVSESNDITLVDTDADQLQAMRDRLDLRTVCGNAASPSVLKEAGAEDADLLIAVTQSDQTNLCACRIARTLFNLPTRIARLRSSDFVDYPELLDNDNFAVDFSICPEQIVTDYIRRLIAFPEALQVLDFAGGVLSLIGVRAFEGGPLVGHPIKALRYHMPNVEVRIAAIYRQGEPIIPEGDTFIQPGDEVFCLAASVHIRQVMRELARIDRPIRRIMIAGGGNIGLRLARSIERDYEVKILENGKRRAETIANDLTRTLVLRGDATDENLLENENIDEMDMFVALTNDEEDNIMSASLAKRMGARRTLALINRKSYVDLVQGGHIDIAISPAQTSIGSLLAHVRRGDVVAVHSLRRGAAEALEIIAHGDEKNSKVVGRQIEQIRLPRGATIGAIVREVGKTEEKPGRATVVMPHHDTVIEPEDHLIVFCTSKKLVRQVEKLFQVDFSFF